In Archocentrus centrarchus isolate MPI-CPG fArcCen1 chromosome 1, fArcCen1, whole genome shotgun sequence, the following proteins share a genomic window:
- the LOC115795407 gene encoding C-type lectin domain family 4 member M-like isoform X2 has translation MKGHKDKSGIVLDVRNLNASARTAVLNNYTGESGEVAAALPGGKLLKWVAVSFCLVCILQAALNISLRLALRTDASCKNLTEEEDSLKKNNDASQNNILTRERDDLKRKLADFASQNNILTREIDDLKRKLADFVSQNNILTRERDDLKRKLEDFVHYAQQGWQYFNGSFYYISSTKQNWQDSRDDCLQRGASLAIINSKEEQKFIRQQQETIIWIGLTDKETEGVWKWVDETPLTGSFWYSGEPNNYRGSDEDCVVINYYNDENSWNDAVCENQNLWLCEKKMVI, from the exons ATGAAAGGCCATAAAGATAAATCTGGTATAGTTCTGGATGTTAGAAACCTTAACGCTTCAGCCAGGACTGCTGTCTTAAACAATTACACAGGTGAAAGTGGTGAAGTGGCTGCAGCTCTGCCAG GAGGAAAACTGCTTAAGTGGGTGGCTGTGAGCTTTTGTCTTGTATGTATCCTACAGGCTGCTCTCAACATTTCTCTTCGTCTTGCTCTAC GTACTGATGCCAGTTGTAAAAATCTGACTGAGGAAGAAGACAGTTTAAAGAAGAACAACGATG CTTCACAGAATAATATCCTGACTAGAGAGAGAGATGACTTGAAGAGGAAATTAGCGGACTTTG CTTCACAGAATAATATCCTGACTAGAGAGATAGATGACTTGAAGAGGAAATTAGCGGACTTTG TTTCACAGAATAATATCCTGACTAGAGAGAGAGATGACTTGAAGAGGAAATTAGAGGACTTTG TTCACTATGCACAACAAGGTTGGCAGTATTTCAACGGTAGTTTCTATTATATTTCTTCAACCAAACAAAACTGGCAAGACAGTAGAGATGACTGTTTGCAGAGAGGTGCAAGCTTGGCAATTATCAACAGCAAAGAAGAACAG AAATTCATAAGGCAGCAGCAAGAGACGATAATCTGGATTGGACTGACTGACAAAGAGACAGAAGGGGTCTGGAAATGGGTGGATGAGACTCCACTGACAGGAAG ctTCTGGTACTCTGGGGAACCCAACAATTATCGTGGCAGTGATGAAGACTGTGTAGTAATAAATTACTACAATGATGAAAACAGCTGGAATGATGCAGTGTGTGAAAACCAAAACCTCTGGCTCTGTGAAAAGAAAATGGTTATATAG
- the LOC115795407 gene encoding C-type lectin domain family 4 member M-like isoform X1, producing the protein MKGHKDKSGIVLDVRNLNASARTAVLNNYTGESGEVAAALPGGKLLKWVAVSFCLVCILQAALNISLRLALRTDASCKNLTEEEDSLKKNNDGKHHGIKSPPASQNNILTRERDDLKRKLADFASQNNILTREIDDLKRKLADFVSQNNILTRERDDLKRKLEDFVHYAQQGWQYFNGSFYYISSTKQNWQDSRDDCLQRGASLAIINSKEEQKFIRQQQETIIWIGLTDKETEGVWKWVDETPLTGSFWYSGEPNNYRGSDEDCVVINYYNDENSWNDAVCENQNLWLCEKKMVI; encoded by the exons ATGAAAGGCCATAAAGATAAATCTGGTATAGTTCTGGATGTTAGAAACCTTAACGCTTCAGCCAGGACTGCTGTCTTAAACAATTACACAGGTGAAAGTGGTGAAGTGGCTGCAGCTCTGCCAG GAGGAAAACTGCTTAAGTGGGTGGCTGTGAGCTTTTGTCTTGTATGTATCCTACAGGCTGCTCTCAACATTTCTCTTCGTCTTGCTCTAC GTACTGATGCCAGTTGTAAAAATCTGACTGAGGAAGAAGACAGTTTAAAGAAGAACAACGATGGTAAACATCATGGGATTAAAAGCCCTCCAG CTTCACAGAATAATATCCTGACTAGAGAGAGAGATGACTTGAAGAGGAAATTAGCGGACTTTG CTTCACAGAATAATATCCTGACTAGAGAGATAGATGACTTGAAGAGGAAATTAGCGGACTTTG TTTCACAGAATAATATCCTGACTAGAGAGAGAGATGACTTGAAGAGGAAATTAGAGGACTTTG TTCACTATGCACAACAAGGTTGGCAGTATTTCAACGGTAGTTTCTATTATATTTCTTCAACCAAACAAAACTGGCAAGACAGTAGAGATGACTGTTTGCAGAGAGGTGCAAGCTTGGCAATTATCAACAGCAAAGAAGAACAG AAATTCATAAGGCAGCAGCAAGAGACGATAATCTGGATTGGACTGACTGACAAAGAGACAGAAGGGGTCTGGAAATGGGTGGATGAGACTCCACTGACAGGAAG ctTCTGGTACTCTGGGGAACCCAACAATTATCGTGGCAGTGATGAAGACTGTGTAGTAATAAATTACTACAATGATGAAAACAGCTGGAATGATGCAGTGTGTGAAAACCAAAACCTCTGGCTCTGTGAAAAGAAAATGGTTATATAG